A region of the Sinorhizobium arboris LMG 14919 genome:
CCCTTCGACGTCCAGCTGATCGGCGGCATGATCCTGCACGAGCGCGCCATCGCGGAAATGAAGACCGGCGAAGGCAAGACCCTCGTCGCCACTCTTCCCGTGTATCTCAACGCGCTCGCCGGCAAGGGCGTGCATGTGGTCACCGTCAACGATTACCTGGCCCAGCGCGACGCCGGCATGATGGGCCGCGTCTACGGCTTCCTCGGCATGACCACCGGCGTCATCGTCCACGGACTTTCCGACGAGCAGCGCCGCGACGCCTATGCCTGCGACGTCACCTATGCGACGAACAACGAGCTCGGCTTCGACTATCTGCGCGACAACATGAAGTACGAACGCTCCCAGATGGTGCAGCGCGGTCACTTCTTCGCGATCGTCGACGAGGTGGACTCGATCCTCGTGGACGAGGCGCGCACGCCGCTCATCATCTCCGGCCCGCTCGACGACCGTTCCGATCTCTACAACACCATCAACGAGTTCATTCCGCGCCTGTCGCCGGAAGACTATGAGATCGACGAGAAGCAGCGCTCGGCCAACTTCTCGGAGGAAGGCACCGAAAAGCTCGAGAACATGCTGCGCGGGGCCGGCCTGCTGAAAGGCGAGTCGCTCTACGATATCGAGAACGTGGCGATCGTTCACCACGTCAACAACGCCCTGAAGGCCCATAAGCTCTTCACGCGCGACAAGGACTACATCGTGCGCAACGGCGAGATCGTCATCATCGACGAGTTCACCGGCCGCATGATGCCGGGCCGCCGCTATTCCGAAGGCCAGCACCAGGCGCTCGAAGCCAAGGAAAAGGTGCAGATCCAGCCCGAGAACCAGACGCTGGCCTCGATCACCTTCCAGAATTATTTCCGCATGTACGACAAACTGGCGGGCATGACCGGTACGGCAGCCACGGAAGCGGAGGAATTCGGCAACATTTACGGCCTCGAAGTTATCGAGGTGCCGACCAACCTGCCGATCAGGCGCGTCGACGAGGACGACGAGGTCTATCGCACCGTCGGCGAAAAATTCAAGGCGATCATCGACGAGATCAAATCTGCACATGAGCGCGGCCAGCCCATGCTCGTCGGCACCACGTCGATCGAGAAGTCCGAGCTTCTGGCCGATATGCTGAAGAAGGGCGGCTTCTCGAAGTTCCAGGTGCTGAACGCCCGCTACCACGAGCAGGAAGCCTACATCGTCGCGCAGGCCGGCGTCCCCGGCGCCGTCACGATCGCCACCAATATGGCCGGCCGCGGCACCGACATCCAGCTTGGCGGCAATCCCGACATGCGCATCCAGCAGGAGCTGGCCGATGTAGAGGCCGGCCCGGAGCGCGAGGCGCGCGAGAGGGCGATTCGCGAAGAGGTTCAAAAGCTTAAGGAAAAGGCGCTTGCCGCCGGCGGGCTCTACGTTCTTGCCACCGAACGGCACGAAAGCCGCCGCATCGACAACCAGCTGCGCGGCCGTTCGGGCCGCCAGGGCGACCCGGGCCGCTCGAAGTTCTACCTGTCGCTTCAGGACGATCTGATGCGCATCTTCGGTTCCGACCGCATGGACGGAATGCTGCAGAAGCTCGGGCTGAAGGAAGGCGAGGCAATCGTCCATCCCTGGATCAACAAGGCGCTCGAACGCGCCCAGAAGAAGGTCGAGGCGCGCAACTTCGACATCCGCAAGAACCTTCTGAAATACGACGACGTGCTCAATGACCAGCGCAAGGTCATCTTCGAGCAGCGCATCGAACTGATGGACGCCGAAAGCGTCACCGACACGGTGACCGACATGCGCAACGAAGTGATCGAGGAAATCGTCGCCAGACGCATTCCGGAACGGGCCTATGCCGAGAAATGGGATGCCGAGGGCCTGAAGGCCGACGTCCAGCAATATCTCAATCTCGACCTGCCGATCGCCGATTGGGTCGCCGAAGAAGGCATCGCGGAGGACGATATCCGCGAACGCATTACTGACGCGGCGGATAAGGCGGCCGCCGAGCGCGCGGAGCGTTTCGGCCCCGAAATCATGCAGTATGTCGAGCGCTCGGTCGTTCTCCAGACGCTCGACCATCTCTGGCGCGAGCACATCGTCAATCTCGACCATCTGCGGTCGGTCATCGGCTTCCGCGGCTATGCCCAGCGCGACCCCCTGCAGGAATACAAGTCCGAGGCTTTCGAGCTGTTCCAGGCCCTCCTCGGCAATCTGCGCCAGGCGGTCACGGCGCAGCTGATGCGCGTCGAGCTGGTTCGCGAGGCACCCGAAGAGCCCCAGCCGCTGCCACCGATGCAGGCGCACCACATCGATCCCCTGACCGGCGAAGACGACTTCGCACGGGCCGGCGAGACGCTGCTGGCGACCGCCCCGGCGAACCGCAATCCGGCAGACCCTTCCACCTGGGGCAAAGTCGCACGCAACGAAGCCTGCCCCTGCGGCTCGGGCAAGAAATACAAGCACTGCCACGGCGTTTATGAAGCCTGATCAGCAAGTGCCGCGTGTCCGATCGGACACGCGGACGATTGTCTGCCTGCCGCTGACATGGTAGGCAGCATGCCTCACCTCAAGATGCGCACGGAGCCCGAGCATGGGAGCTCAAAAGTCGTCGGATAAGTAAGCCGCAACAACGCTCTTTCTCGTTGTTGCGGCGTCTGTCGATCCGACCCCGTGCTGATTAGGCAGGCCGCCGCCAAATGTTCCTCATTTGAGCGGAAGTCTCTCCATGTCTTCAACGCCTTCTCGTTGGCGCTATTCGCTGCCGGCAGTGCTGCTGCTGATGGCGCCCTTCGATATTCTCGCCTCCCTGGCTATGGATATCTATCTCCCCATCGTTCCGGCGATGCCCCGAATTCTCGGCACGAGCCCCGCCGTGATCCAGCTCACGCTGAGCCTCTATATGGTGATGCTCGGCCTCGGCCAGATCGTTTTCGGGCCGGTCTCCGATCGCATCGGACGGCGGCCCGTCCTGATCGGCGGAGCCGCGCTCTTTGCCGCTGCATCGTTCTGCCTTGCGGCGTCCTCAAGCGCCATTCCTTTCGTCGCTTTCCGCTTCCTGCAAGCGGTTGGCGCCTCGGCGGCCCTGGTGGCCACCTTCGCAACGATCCGGGATGTCTATGCCGACCGTCCGGAAAGCGCGGTCATCTATAGCCTGTTCGGTTCCATCCTGGCATTCGTGCCCGCTCTGGGACCGATAGCCGGTGCCATGCTGGCGGAGAGGCTAGGATGGCGTTCGATCTTCGTCACGCTGGGCGCGTTTGCCGTGGTCGCGCTGGTACGGGCTTTGCCGCGGTGGCATGAAACCCGGCCTTTGGCGGCAGCGGTTTCGCGGTATGCATTCGGCCCCCTGTTCCGCAGCCTTGCCTTCTGGACCTATACGCTCGGCTTCAGCGCCGCCATGGGCACGTTCTTCGTGTTCTTTTCGACCTCGCCCCGCGTTCTGATCGACAAGGCCGGGTATTCGGAGCTGCAATTCAGCCTCGCCTTCGCAACCGTAGCGGCCGTCATGATCTTCACGGCGCGCTTTGCCAAGCGGTTCGTCGCCCGATGGGGAACTTCGGGCAGCCTCCTGCGGGGCATGTGCATGCTGCTCCTTGGGGCGGCGCTCCTCACTGCCGGAGGAACCTTCGGCGGCCCTTCGTCCTGGACGTTCGTCGCGCCCATGTGGGTCATGGCGGTCGGCATCGTCTTCACCGTGTCGGTGACTGCAAACGGCGCTCTCAGGGATTTTGGAGACATGGCGGGTTCGGCGGTCGCAGTCTATTTCTGCGTCCAGAGCCTCATCGTCGGGACGGCGGGCACACTGCTCGTGATCGGATTGCCCGGTGACACCGCATGGCCGCTAGCGGTTTACGCCTCGATAATGGCCGGTATCGTGCTGATCGCGCGCCGGCGGTTGCATTCCAGCTGGCACGCACAGGCATGATTGAAGAGGAAGCCGGGCAAGGCCCGGCTTCCGCCGCCCCGACACCGGGGCTGAACCCTTTGTTAACGGTGATCTGGCAGAAGTGAGGCCCTGTATTGCGTAATGTCAGGGTGTCCTCGTGTTCATGGCGGTATGTCAATCGGCCGGACGAATGCTGCCGTCGGCGCTGAGGTATCGCCTGTCTCTTCTTTTGCAGGGCGTAGCGCCGCTTCTTGCGGGGAACGATCCCAGGAGCCGGGCACAGCGCGTGGCGCTCATCGCCTTTCTGATCCGCATCATCAGCGCGGCAATCGCCTTCGTCTCGCAAGTCGTCCTTGCTCGCCTCGTCGGCGAATTCGAATACGGCATCTTCATTTTCGTCTGGGTCCTGGTCGTTCTGTTCGGAAACCTGTCCTGCCTCGGCTTCCATGCGACCGTGATCCGCTTCCTGCCGGAATACCATACGACCGCCGCGCTTGCGAACATCCGCGGCCTGACCGCAACGGCGCGCGTCTTTGCGCTGCTTTCCGCGACCGTGCTCGCCGCAGCCGGCGGAACCGGCCTCTGGCTCTTCGGCTCCGCCATCGAAAGCTACTACCTGGTTCCCCTCTATCTCGGTCTGTTCACCCTGCCGATGATCGCCCTCGGCGACGTACTGGACGGCACCGCGCGGGCGCATAGCTGGCCGATCGTCGCGATGAGCCCGACCTATCTCGTGCGTCCGCTGCTGATCCTCGGTTTCATGGTCATCGCGATCGCCGCCGGACTTCCGCGTGACGCGACGACAGCCATGGGCGCAGCACTGGCGGCAGCCTATGTCACCACGATTGGACAATTTCTGACGATGGCATGGCGGCTCGGCCGGCATTACGTGCGCGGGCCGATGAAGATCGAACTCGGGCGGTGGCTCAGCGTCTCCCTGCCCATTTTTCTGGTCGACGGTTTCGGTTTCCTGCTCACCAATTCCGACGTCGTCATCGTGGGTCTCTATCTGAAACCCGACGATGTGGCCGTGTATTTTGCGGCGGCCAAGACCATGGCACTCGTCCACTTCGTCATGTTCGCCGTCAAGGCGGCGGCAGGTCCGCGTTTCTCCGCGGCAATGGCAGCAGGCGACCGCCGGCAGCTGGCGGAAATCTCCGTCGAGAGCGCGCGCTGGTCCTTCTGGCCATCCGTCGTGATCGGCGGCTGCGTGCTCGCAGCCGGCAACATGCTGCTTTCGCTGTTTGGCCCGGCTTTCACGGCCGGCGCCCCCTTGATGGCGATCCTGCTGACGGGAATTCTCGCCAAGGCCTTTGTCGGGCCCGCCGAGACACTGCTCACGATGGCGGGGCGACAAAAGCTCTGCGTCATCCTCTATGCGGCCGCACTCGGTGCGAACATCGCCCTGAACGTGACGCTCATCCCGGTCTTCGGCCTGACGGGCGCGGCCGCCGCCACCGCCGGCGCGATGTTCGTGGAGGCAGCCATACTGCACTTCGCCGTCAGGCGCACCTTCGGCTTTCCCCTGCTGGCCATTGCCGGCGCGGCGGGCATGAACAACAAGAACGAGGCGATTTAAGCCATGATCGGCAATGTCCATCTTCCCGCAGACGCGAATGGGAGCGCGAACCGCCTGCTTGGGGGTCTCGCACAATCCGGTATGGATGCGCTGCAGTCGGAGCGGACCTTGATGGTCGGAAGGCCCGGACGGCACCTGGCGGTCTATCCGGCAAGAGCAGGATACGACCTGCAGCGGGAACTCGACTTTCTCTCCAATCGCGCCATCGAGCAGAACGTCTTCTTCACCGGGCGCTTTCTCGCGCCGGCCATGCCGCGCCTCGAGGATCGGGTGATCCGGCTCGCGGTCCTGCGCGACACCGACGAGCAGCGAAGCCGGCTCCGGTTCCTGATGCCCTTTTCCATAGAGAAGCCCGGCTTTTCGATCGGCGCAACCATCATCCGCGCCTGGTCCAATCCTTTCGGGCCGCTGGGTACACCCCTCCTCGATGCGGAGGACGCGGCCGAAACGATCAGCAATCTCTACGAAGCTCTCGCCGCGCCCGCCGCCGGCCTGCCGCCGGTGCTCGTGCTTCCGGATATCAGGCTGAACGGCAAATTCGCGCAGCTCGCCCGTGCCGTTGCGATCGGCGAAAACCTGCCGCTGACGGTGACCGATACCTTCAGCCGGCCGATGCTCGAAAGCCTGCTGGACGGCTCCACCTATTTGCGCGAATCGATCAGCCCCCGGCATCTGCGGGAGTTGAAGCGCCAGTGGAACAATCTCGCAAGACAGGGGTCGCTGACCTACAATGTCGCGCGCCGGCCCGATGAGGTCCGCCTGCGCATGGAGGAGTTTCTGGTCCTCGAAGCGTCCGGCTGGAAAGGCCGCGAACGCAGTGCCATGATTATGGACCGGTTCCGCGCCGCTTTCGCGAGGGAGGCGGTGAACAATCTCGCCGAGGCCGACAGCGTCCGCATTCACACGCTCGATCTGGACGGCAAGGCGATCGCGACCATTATCGTTCTGCTGATGGCCGGCGAAGCCTACACCTGGAAGACTGCCTATGACGAGCGCTTCGCGAAACACTCGCCAGGAAAGCTGCTTGCCGCAGAGCTCACGGAGTGGCATCTCGACGACGCCAATATCATCCGCTCCGATTCCTGCGCGGTTCCCGATCACCCGGTCATGAGCCGCCTCTGGCAGGAGCGCGAGGAGATGGGCACGCTCGTGATCGGGCTCGAACAGAACCGTGACCGCGACGTGCGCCAGGTCGCCGCTCAGCTCCACCTTTATCGCAACACCCGCAATATGGCCCGCCTGCTGCGTGAAAAGATCCGGGCGCTCGCCGGCCGCTGATCCTTCCAGCCTGCTATCGGCCGCCGGACGCGGCGCGCGCCTCTGCCGCCGCCTTCTCCCGCAGAAGCCGGCGGATCACCTTGCCCGAAGTGGTCAAAGGCAGGCTCTCGACGAAAGCGATCTCGCGCGGATATTCGTGCATCGACAACCTGTTCTTCACCCAGTCGCGAATCCCTGCCGCGACCTCTTCGCCGGGAGCGACGCCGGGTTTCAGTACCACATAGGCCTTGACGATCTCGGTCCGGATCGGGTCCGGTTTGCCGACGGCCGCGGCGAGTTGGACATCCGGATGTCCGGCCAGACAATCCTCGATTTCGCCCGGACCGATGCGGTAGCCGGAGGACGTGATGACGTCGTCATCACGGCCGAAAAAGGTGAAATAGCCCTCCCCGTCCACGATGCCCTGGTCACCGGTGGTCATCCAGTCGCCGATGAACTTTGCCCTGGTCGCCTGTTCGTTCCGCCAGTAGCCGAGGAACATCACCGGATCGGGGCGCCTGACCGCCACCTGCCCGACCGTTCCGGGCGGCAGCACCCGTCCGTCGCCGTCTATGATCGCGACCTGATGACCCGGTGCCGCCTTGCCCATGGAACCGGGCTTCACCACGCCGAGATCCGTCGCGGAAGAAATGACGATATTGCATTCCGTCTGGCCGTAGAATTCGCTCACCTCCACGCCGAGGGCCGCCCTGGCCCATTCGAAGGTCTCCCGCCCGAGCGCCTCTCCCGCCGAACCGACGGTGCGGAGCTTGAGCGCGTAGCGATCGCCTGGCCGCTCCACCGACTTGAGAAGCCTGAGTGCCGTCGGCGGGATGAAGGCGTTGCGCACCTCCATCTCCTCGATGATCCGGAACGCCATATGCGCATCGAACTTTTGCGCCGGCGAGGAAACCACAGGCACACCGAAGAACAGCGACGGCAGCAGGGCGTTCAGGAGACCTCCCGCCCAGGCCCAATCGGCGGGGGTCCACATCCGGTCGCCCGGCTGCGGCAGGAAATGATGATGGAACTGAAACCCCGGCAGATGGCCGAGCAGCACGCGATGCCCGTGCAGGGCCCCTTTCGGCGGTCCGGTCGTTCCGGACGTATAGATCATCAGCGCCGGATCGTCCGGTTTCGTCTCCACGGGCTCGAATCGGCCCTGCCCTGCCTCTAGATCTCGGAAACGAACCGTGCCGGGCTTCTCGTCCTTCTCGGCCAGCACGACCAGACGAAGATCCGGCAGCTCGTCGCGGATCGCCGCAAGCCGCTCATAGCCGAAGCGGTTGGTCACGACTGCGGCCGCGCCCGCATCCTTCAGGCGATAGGCAAGCCCCTCGACGCCGAAGAGCAGTGCCAGCGGTAGCGCGATGGCACCCAACTTATAGATAGCCGCATGGGCGATCGCCGCCTCGAAACCCTGCGGCAGCAGGATGGCGACGCGTTCGCCGGGGTTCACGCCATGCGCGGCAAGCCCGCCGGCAAAAGCGGACGAACGCGCAGCGAAGTCGCCATAGGTCAGCGCAAGATGCGCGCCATCGGGGCTGAAATGCTGAAGACAGATGCGCTCCGGGTCGCGCGCTCCCCAAGCATCGCTGACGGCCACGCCGATATTGAACCTCTCCGGAATCCGCCAGCGGAATTCGCGATAGAGTTCTTCATAGGATTCGATCTTCGGGAGCATGGGCCTGCTGCAGCTGAATTTTGCTGCAACGCAGCTAACATTTGCGGGCGGTGGAGTTCAATGGGGCAGCCGACGGGGCAGCGGAGCAGACGCAAGACTCATCCCGATTCCACTGCGCTTCAGAAGCGTCCCGCATGAATGTTCGCCGGAACGGATACACAGTGATGCTGTCGGCGAGCATTACGGCTCCAGTGCTCGCCCAACCATCCCCTGACGCTGGTGTTGTCGCTCAGGGCCAAGCTTTCCCCTGTGGAAGGGCATAGCTTCAAAGTGCTCGAGCGGAATGAAGAAAAGTGTCCGAGATTCTCAGCGCAGGCGCGCAAAGGCGCGGTAGCCGGGTGGTGCCCCATGCCGGAGTCGAACCAGCACTCCTTTCGGAACTCGATTTTGAGTCGAGCGCGTCTACCAATTCCGCCAATGGGGCTAGAGGCTTGCGATATCAGCGCTTGGGATTTACACGATCGTTTTCGCGCCGGTCAACCGCGAAGTTTGCGATTTCCGTCGATCGCATGAATTTGCTCGGATGCGGCACGAACGGCATCGGTCGCCCGGAGGAACCGCAAGCGTACAAACCCGCTTCCGCTCTTCTCCGCCCCGCTCCGACCGATCACAAAAGCGTGCAAGCGGCTGAACGCCCGAGGCGATTTACAGAGGGAGCGATCCTGCCTAAGAAGGCGTCGTTCGATTTAACGGGCGCCCGGGCGACGTGCTCGCCGCTCTGCGCGTGACGAGAGGTGTGCATGATCGAGGCTTCGTTTGCTCAGCGCCGGCAATTGCTTTGCGCCGTGCTCGTCACTATCGGCATGGCTGCGACCGTCGGTGCTGCACTCGGTTTCGAGCATATCGGCGGCTATATCCCCTGCGCGCTCTGCCTCCTTCAGCGCGATCCCTATTACTACGGCATACCGGTCGGTCTTCTCGCCATACTCACCAGCGTGCTGAAGCTGCCCGCCTGGACCACGCGCATGCTGCTGCTCATCGTCGGCATCCTGATGCTGGTCGGTGCCGGCCTCGGCGTCTATCATGCCGGCGCCGAGTGGCATTTCTGGGAGGGCCCCTCGACCTGCGCCACCACGGCCCAAGGCATTTCTCCCGACGTCGGCGACCTGCTCGGCGATCTCGATGCAAAGCATGCGCCGTCCTGCAGCGATGCGGCAATGCGCGTGCTCGGGCTTTCTTTCGCAGGCTGGAACGTCATCGCGAGCCTGGTTCTCGCGGCGATCGCTCTGCGTGGTGCCTCGAAGGCATGAGTTCAGGGCCGCACGCCCAAATCAGACGCCGCAATATATCTGGGCTGGCTGGTCCCTGTGACAGGCACAGGAATGACGTTCGGGGAGAGGTCGTGCGGTAACGCAACTGACGAGGTGAGTGCAGCGCCGACAGCAGCATGAGGCCCTTACGGCTGCAGCTCGACATCCCAGTAGAGATAGTCCATCCAGCTGTCATGCAGATGGTTCGGCGGGAAAAGCCGGCCGTTATTGTGCAGATCCTGGACCGTCGGATGATAGGGCTTCTGGTGCGGGAACATGCCCGCCTGCTTCGGCAGCTTGCTGCCCTTGCGCAGATTGCACGGGGAACAGGCCGCAACGACGTTTTCCCAGGTGGTCTGGCCGCCATGGGCCCGCGGGATGACGTGGTCGAAAGTCAGGTCATCAGGCGATCCGCAGTACTGGCACTCGAATTTGTCGCGCAGGAAAACGTTGAACCGCGTGAAAGCCGGATGGCGCGAAGGCTGAACATAGCTCTTGAGGCAGACGACACTCGGAAGCCGCATGGAAAAACTCGGCGACGATACGGAGTGTTCGTATTCGGCAAGGATGGTCACACGGTCGAGAAAGACCGCCTTGATCGCGTCCTGCCAGGACCAGAGCGACAAGGGATAATAACTCAGCGGCCTGTAGTCGGCGTTCAGCACGAGCGCCGGCAGGGCCTGAGGTGAGACTGCAATCGTCAAGCGTATTCTCCTGAGCGATTCGGCATCTGCATCTTCTATATTAGGCGCGTTGCGACAGGATTGTGAAGCCACAAAGAAAAGGGAGCGATGGACCCGCCTTTTTTCTTCAAGGCGTCACGGGAAGCGCATCGCGGCGCATCTCCTGCGCATAATAGGCCCAAAAAAGCCGCGCGGCGATACTGCGCCATGGCGACCAGGCGGCCGCAAGCGAATCGACCTCGCTTGCCGTCGGGCGCAGTTCGAGCCCCAGCGCATGGCCGATGGCATTCTGCAGGGCAACATCGCCGGCCGGAAACACATCCGGGTGGCCGGCGCAGAAAAGCAGGTAGACCTCGGCAGTCCAACGACCGATGCCTTTGATCGCCGTGAGTTCATGGATCGCCCGGACCGCTTCGGCATTACAGACGGCGTGGAGATCGATCTCGCCCCTGGTCGCGGCAGCGGCGACCCTTCTCAGCGTATCGGCCTTGGCTCGGGACAGGCCGATGCGCCGGCAATCGTCGTCGTCGAGCGCAAGCACTGCGTCTGCGGTGATCTCGCCGAGCGAGGCCTCCATCCGTTTCCAGATCGCCGCCGCACTCGCCTTGGAGACCATCTGCGAGACGATTATGTTGGCGAGACCGCGATACCCGGGATCGGTGCGCCTCAGCGGCACCGGCCCCGCCTTTTCGACGACGTGTTCAAGCCGGGCATCGAGCATCACCAGACCGGCAAGGCCAGCCTCTATATCCTCATGTGTCCGGATGATCCGCATGCATCCTCCCACTGCATGTTTTCCCTATGCCGTCGCCGATCGAAGGACAAATCATGAAGCAAACCAAAGTGCTACAGCGTCCTTGCGCATCTGGAACGACGCACGGCGCCGTAGAAAACGGGTGATCTTTACAACGCTTCCATGGCAAAGGAAAAGAATGCCGATTTCACGACCAGAACAACCGGTTTTTCGTTTCGCGCCGAGTCCGAACGGTCTCCTGCATCTCGGGCACGCCCTGTCGGCGATCGTCAATCACGACATGGCGACGGCGATGGGCGGGCGCTTCCTGCTGAGAATCGAGGACATCGACCGGACGCGCTGCCGGCCGGAGTTCGAGGCCGCCATCTTCGAGGATCTCGCCTGGCTCGGGCTCGATTGGGAGGAACCGGTGCGGCGCCAGTCCGATCATCTCGACCTCTATGCCGCAGCGATCGAGCGCCTGCAAAGGATGGGCCTCGTCTACCCCTCGGCCATGACCCGGGGTGACATAAGGGCGGCGGTAGCCGCGGCGGAGGCGACGGGTCTGGCCTGGCCGCGCGACCCGGACGGAACACCGCTCTATCCCGGCGGCGAGCGCGGCTTTTCGCCGGAGGAGCAGGCGGCCCTTCTGGCGAGCGGCCGCCCCTATGCCTGGCGTCTCGACATGCAGAATGCCGTGAAACGCGCCGGCGAGCCACTCGCATGGCGGGAAATAGATCCGGTCCGGCCGGACGAGACCACGTCGATCGACGCCGACCCGGCAGCCTGGGGGGACGTCGTCCTGTCGCGTTCGGATGCGCCGTCGAGCTATCATCTCTCGGTCGTCGTCGATGATGCCCTGCAAGGCATCACCCATGTCGTGCGCGGCCGCGACCTCTACCACGCGACATCGGTTCACCGCCTGCTGCAAAGGCTTCTCGACCTGCCGGAGCCTGTCTATCACCATCACCGCCTCATCCTTGGACCGGACGGCCGAAAACTGTCGAAGAGCAACAGGGACACCGGCATTGCCGCATTCCGCGCGGCAGGGCACGAGCCGGCCGATGTCAGGGCGATGGTTCTCGGCCAATGATGCGGAGAGATACCAGCGGCTTCATTCGCTGCGTCCCGCTTGAAAACTGCGCCTGACCATGAGCTTCACCTTGTATTTCAGAATGGCGGCGTTGATCTCCGCGCCGATGATGAAGATCGCGCCGAGCATGTAGAGAAAGACCAGGACGATCATGATCGAAGCGAGTCCGGCATAGGTCGTGACGTAGTTGGAGAAATTCGCGATATAGGAGGCGAAGGCGTAGGCGCCGACGGACCACAGCACGAGTGTTAGGAAGATTCCGGGCAGGACGTCGACGACATTGCGGTGGCCGGCCGGCAGCCACAGATGCGAGACCAGCAGGCCGGCGGTCAGCATTGCCAGCGTCAGCGGCAAGCCCCAATCGTCCACCGCCGCCATCACCGTATCCAGCCAGGGGAACCACTGATCCGCATTGCGGACCGCCAGAGGGACTGCCACCAGCAGAATGCTGAGAGCTGCAAGAATGAGAACGGCGCCGAGCACGAAGCCGAGGCTCGCAAGCCGCGTCACGTACCAGGAGCGGCTTTCGGCAACCCTATAAGCGCGATTGAGCGCGATCCTCAACGCCTCGACGCCGTTCGATGCGAAATAGGCTGCAGCAAGAACGGAGACCGTAAGCAGACTGCCGCGCGGAATGGTCAATACGCGCACGACCTCGTCGGCGACCGGCTTGGCGATCGATTCCGGCCAGGTGTCGAAGATCAGATGGACTGCCGTCTGCGCGAACTGATCGGCGCCCAGAAAACTGGCAAGCGCGGTGCCGAAGATCAGGAAGGGAAAAACGGCCATCAGCGAAGAGAGCGCCACATGGCTGGCCATCGCCCAGCCGTCGTCCTCGCTGAAATGCCAGAGCGCATCGAACACGACCTTCCAGATGATGCGAACGAATGCCGGCATTCCGTCTCCGATTCTCCACCAGCCCCGCTCCCCAAAGGACCAGCCCGCGCGGCACCTGCGACCGGCCCCGACGTCCCGCTCCGTCCCGGCCATCGCATATGCAAATCAATTGTATCCCAACGATGAATATGGGAAATGGGGCTTGGATTTCTACAGGAATCGCGTGGATGCCGGATCGCCCCACCATTATCGTCACCGGTTGCTCCTCGGGCATCGGGGCCTACTGCGCCCGGGCGCTGCAGCGGGACGGCTGGCGCGTCTTCGCGACCGTTCGCCGGCCCGAGGATCAGGCGCCGCTGGAGGCCGAAGGCATCGAGACATTCATCATGGACTATACCAGGCCGGACACGATCGTCGCGCTGGTGGAGGCCGTAATGGCACTGAGCGGCGGACGGATCGACGCGCTTTTCAACAATGGCGCCTACGGTCAGGCCGGCGCGGTGGAGGACCTTCCGGCGGAGGCCCTGCGCCTCCAGTTGGAGACCAACGTCATCGGCTGGCACGACCTGACGCGGCGCGTCATCCCCGCGATGCGCGCCCGCGGACATGGGCGCATCGTCCAG
Encoded here:
- a CDS encoding lipopolysaccharide biosynthesis protein, whose protein sequence is MLPSALRYRLSLLLQGVAPLLAGNDPRSRAQRVALIAFLIRIISAAIAFVSQVVLARLVGEFEYGIFIFVWVLVVLFGNLSCLGFHATVIRFLPEYHTTAALANIRGLTATARVFALLSATVLAAAGGTGLWLFGSAIESYYLVPLYLGLFTLPMIALGDVLDGTARAHSWPIVAMSPTYLVRPLLILGFMVIAIAAGLPRDATTAMGAALAAAYVTTIGQFLTMAWRLGRHYVRGPMKIELGRWLSVSLPIFLVDGFGFLLTNSDVVIVGLYLKPDDVAVYFAAAKTMALVHFVMFAVKAAAGPRFSAAMAAGDRRQLAEISVESARWSFWPSVVIGGCVLAAGNMLLSLFGPAFTAGAPLMAILLTGILAKAFVGPAETLLTMAGRQKLCVILYAAALGANIALNVTLIPVFGLTGAAAATAGAMFVEAAILHFAVRRTFGFPLLAIAGAAGMNNKNEAI
- the cml gene encoding CmlA/FloR family chloramphenicol efflux MFS transporter, which gives rise to MSSTPSRWRYSLPAVLLLMAPFDILASLAMDIYLPIVPAMPRILGTSPAVIQLTLSLYMVMLGLGQIVFGPVSDRIGRRPVLIGGAALFAAASFCLAASSSAIPFVAFRFLQAVGASAALVATFATIRDVYADRPESAVIYSLFGSILAFVPALGPIAGAMLAERLGWRSIFVTLGAFAVVALVRALPRWHETRPLAAAVSRYAFGPLFRSLAFWTYTLGFSAAMGTFFVFFSTSPRVLIDKAGYSELQFSLAFATVAAVMIFTARFAKRFVARWGTSGSLLRGMCMLLLGAALLTAGGTFGGPSSWTFVAPMWVMAVGIVFTVSVTANGALRDFGDMAGSAVAVYFCVQSLIVGTAGTLLVIGLPGDTAWPLAVYASIMAGIVLIARRRLHSSWHAQA
- the secA gene encoding preprotein translocase subunit SecA — translated: MVSLGGFARKLFGSANDRRVRGYKGRVDAINALEAEMKALSDEALAAKTAEFRQQLADGKTLDDILVPAFAVVREAARRVLGLRPFDVQLIGGMILHERAIAEMKTGEGKTLVATLPVYLNALAGKGVHVVTVNDYLAQRDAGMMGRVYGFLGMTTGVIVHGLSDEQRRDAYACDVTYATNNELGFDYLRDNMKYERSQMVQRGHFFAIVDEVDSILVDEARTPLIISGPLDDRSDLYNTINEFIPRLSPEDYEIDEKQRSANFSEEGTEKLENMLRGAGLLKGESLYDIENVAIVHHVNNALKAHKLFTRDKDYIVRNGEIVIIDEFTGRMMPGRRYSEGQHQALEAKEKVQIQPENQTLASITFQNYFRMYDKLAGMTGTAATEAEEFGNIYGLEVIEVPTNLPIRRVDEDDEVYRTVGEKFKAIIDEIKSAHERGQPMLVGTTSIEKSELLADMLKKGGFSKFQVLNARYHEQEAYIVAQAGVPGAVTIATNMAGRGTDIQLGGNPDMRIQQELADVEAGPEREARERAIREEVQKLKEKALAAGGLYVLATERHESRRIDNQLRGRSGRQGDPGRSKFYLSLQDDLMRIFGSDRMDGMLQKLGLKEGEAIVHPWINKALERAQKKVEARNFDIRKNLLKYDDVLNDQRKVIFEQRIELMDAESVTDTVTDMRNEVIEEIVARRIPERAYAEKWDAEGLKADVQQYLNLDLPIADWVAEEGIAEDDIRERITDAADKAAAERAERFGPEIMQYVERSVVLQTLDHLWREHIVNLDHLRSVIGFRGYAQRDPLQEYKSEAFELFQALLGNLRQAVTAQLMRVELVREAPEEPQPLPPMQAHHIDPLTGEDDFARAGETLLATAPANRNPADPSTWGKVARNEACPCGSGKKYKHCHGVYEA
- a CDS encoding GNAT family N-acetyltransferase; this translates as MIGNVHLPADANGSANRLLGGLAQSGMDALQSERTLMVGRPGRHLAVYPARAGYDLQRELDFLSNRAIEQNVFFTGRFLAPAMPRLEDRVIRLAVLRDTDEQRSRLRFLMPFSIEKPGFSIGATIIRAWSNPFGPLGTPLLDAEDAAETISNLYEALAAPAAGLPPVLVLPDIRLNGKFAQLARAVAIGENLPLTVTDTFSRPMLESLLDGSTYLRESISPRHLRELKRQWNNLARQGSLTYNVARRPDEVRLRMEEFLVLEASGWKGRERSAMIMDRFRAAFAREAVNNLAEADSVRIHTLDLDGKAIATIIVLLMAGEAYTWKTAYDERFAKHSPGKLLAAELTEWHLDDANIIRSDSCAVPDHPVMSRLWQEREEMGTLVIGLEQNRDRDVRQVAAQLHLYRNTRNMARLLREKIRALAGR